In Rhinolophus ferrumequinum isolate MPI-CBG mRhiFer1 chromosome 16, mRhiFer1_v1.p, whole genome shotgun sequence, the sequence aagttagtcaacttaaagaaaatagtaaacaaTATGCAGGTGATATGCAGATTCAACAAACTAAGTTGGTAATGGAATGATTGATGTTTGGAAAATACCCATTTAGAGCCTGCAATTTGTCACATTTGCTGTTAAGGACACTGATTTTTATCTGTTTGATGAGCTTGCTGCGAAGTACCACGCTCACTAGTGAGCACTTGGTTTCACAaatagacagaaaacagatttttaatttgTCCCAATTCTCCCAGTTTGGGAAGAGAGGCCAAAATGGAAGCCCATTTTCAGGACACCAATGCCTTGATGTGCCTGACCCATTTGGCTTATTAACGGACttaaaattgcattaaattaATTCCGTATCATGCAGGCTCTACCTGAGGCCGAAATAGGAAAGAGGTCCTTTTTAAAGAACCCGCAGAATCAGTAATCCACACAGATTGATAAAACATGAGTAGCAAACATGGAAATAAGTATCTAGTTCCCCACCTGGATTAGTCCTTTTAAGGTTGGGGCGACAATTAGAGACAAAGTGTTGCTTTCTCAAGTATTCAGCTACTCAGAAGACTTAACGGGAACTTGCCTCCTCACAAAACGGACGGAGGGACCCAACAGAGACGTTTACTCGCGGAGGGTCCCTAAAAGGCGGGAAGGCGGTGAGTCTCTCTCGCctgggccctggccctggccccgcccctggcctgggcccgccccgccccgccccgctaGACGAGGCCCCGCCCTTTCCTGCCccgcctccctcctgccctgcctcctcTGCTGCCCCGTGTTCCCCGCGGCTCCAGCGTGTACTGAAGATGGCGGCTGCGGCGGGAAGGTTGCTCCGTGCTTCGGTGAGTGGCTGCGGGCTGGGAACGGGCGGAGACACTGGGGTGGCTCTGAGAACGTGCTTCTCAGACAGAATCCCACTCCCTTACGGCCTGGGGCACTTTCGCCCTCGGAGGGTGTCAGCTAGTAAAGGACCTAGAGGCCTCCTCCTGTACGGAAGGCTTTCTGCACCTGCGCAGAACCGCCCTCCCGGCCCCCACATTGCGGTCCTCTCCCTTAATCCTTCGTTGCTCGGAGTCGCAGTTCCCCAGTTCTCTCTCCATCCAAGCACGTGGTTCCCGTCCTTAAAGCGGGCTACCTGTCCCTGGTCCCGGTTCTGTAAGACTGTGACCTTGGAAAGTGACTTCGCCTTTCCGAATCTCAGTTCACTTTGCTCACCTTACGGTAGAAAAAATGATGCGTCCATCAAGGCATGGCTGTGAGCATCCACTAGATGCTGCATGGAAACCAAAGTGCCAAAGTAACCAAAGTGCTAAAATACAAAAGGCgcttttctcctcccacccccaggcctgcccCCGTGCTTTTCTCTTGGTGGGTTTCATCGCAGGCTCTTCTTCCTGAGTCATGCTGGACACTAAAGTTGAGCAAACATTTTCCTTGCGCCCTTTCCAAACTTTCCTAGAGGATGAACTTTGCTCTACTTGTTTGCTTGTCTGTGGGGCTGGAAGGGCCTTGTCTTTTCGAAGGAAAACCTTGACATAGACTGCTCAGCAGATTGTCCTGGCAAAAGGCATAAATACATGGGGCCTGGCCAATTCTTCTTGGTATTTGAATCCTCTGTGTTGGTCTTAAGAGtatggagtcttttttttttttttttttttaagagtatgGAGTCTTGATGGTCTTATAATTACCCTCCGCCTTGCagtcttttttaattaatatattttcatataaaagttatatacTGAAGATACACACCATGATGATTTGACATATACCTTATGAAATAATTACTAAAACTAATTCGTGTCTCTTCACAGTtacctttttgtgtgtgatgagtgTACCtgagatctattctcttagcataTTCCCAGTGTTCAGGACCATATTATTATTTAGtgtagtcatcatgttgtacattagatctctagacTTGTTCATCCTACATAACTGCAACTTTGTATCCTGTGACCAATatcctcacccacccccaccccccactccccccagtcttgaaggagaaggaagcagaagggaATGTTAAGAACTTGGAGGCCCAATCCATACTCTTAGAGCTTGGTGTTTAGAATTTGGTTCACAGGAACAAGGACATCTGAGGCCACCATTGGCTTTTACCCTTTCAGCAAAGCCAGCCTTTAGCCACCATTGTGGGACTACTTCCTAATAAAAAGTGTTTCTCTTACCAGGTTGCCCGACATGTGAGCGCCATTCCTTGGGGCGTCTCTGGGTCTGCAGCCCTTAGACCTGCTGCTTCTCGAAGAACGTGCTTGACAAATGTATTGTGGGCTGGTGCCAGTCAAGCAAAATCTGCCTTTAGCACCAGTAAGTATCATGCCTTGTTTTGACCCAGGTAATGGAAACATGAATCGTCATCTCTGGACAGGGGCTCTCCAGATTAAGactcacctggggagcttttaaaagcaTGCCACTGCCCCAGTCCCATCCCAGATAACTTAAGTCAATCTCTGGGTGAGACCAGgacttcagtatttttttatatctcaCCAAGtcattctaatgtgcagccagggctgagaatcaGTAAAGCAAACTGCCCTTGTGTCATATTTCCTTGTTGGTTACCAGAGGTTTGAATCCTAGGTGTTGAGAGACTTGGGTGGGAGACCCAACTCAGATGCCTTCTGTGGCATGAAGGGGTGTGTGGCACGTGGCACTGGTGGGCAGCCTCTGGCTTCTGGGAACTCTGGCTTCTGGATTTCAACCTGTGTGCTGGCTCCAGTTCGTCACATTAGACCATGGACTCCTCTGTGATCTGAGTGAGGTTTAGctatttttggaaatttatacTCCGTTTTTTAGAATGTGGGCTTTGCTAAGATCAGCCTCAGATAAAGAATGGTATTTGAAAATACCTCCTTTAGATTTGTCCCACCTTTTAAGAAGCATGTATTTAACACGTAATGGTTTGAATAATATACTTTAGCAAAACCTTTGTTTatgggtgaaatgttctaaaacaatttcaaaattttgCCATCCtggacctttaaaaaaatttctagtaGTGATTTGATGCCACAGATACAAAATTTTCCTTGTCACCTGTCCCAAACCCCTCACTCCCAAGAGTTCCTATTGTTTCTGAGGCCCAGACATTTGGATACCTGATCTCCTTTGTCCCTCATCCCAGGTAGAAGCAAGTCCTCCAGTTCTAACACATCTCTTGCATCCTTTCCTTTCTGCCCTGTTTTCTTTGCCACACGCCCTCCTCCATACCTCTTATTTAGATAACTGAAATCACCTCCGGACATCAttctcccctcctcctgctccccttACCCTCCCCTGCCAGACTAATCTTCCTAAGAACAGCCGACTCATCTTCTATGTGAAAACCCCCAGCGACTCCTTTATCTCTTCTCTTTAAAACAAACTCATCAGCCTGATATTTAGGGGCCTTCACAGCATGGCCTTCACGCATTCTGGCCTTATCTACCACTTTTCCTTCCACACATACCTACTCTGTTCTGATCAAACTGTGCCATGGGCTTTCCCCACACCtgccctcttctttcctccatgCCAAGTGCCCTGTCCTGTCTGGACTTGGAAAAATCTGAACCGTATTTAGAATCCATGTCCAGTCTCATGTCTTCCTTAATTCCATCTTAATTCCACCCCTACCATGTTCTGTCATCTTGTTAGTTTCCATAACACTTTCAATTGAATTTGTGCATCATCTAGAActatggaaggaaaataattaaccTAAGATGTGCAGTTGAACTGaagcttttaattaatttatactACTAATTAATTATTGTgagagttttaaataaaatcaaataggTGCTTGATTTAGCAAATGATGAACTTTATACCCTTGTGGTTTTTTTCAGGTTCCTCATACCATGCTCCTGCTGTCACCCAGCACGCACCCTATTTTAAGGGTACAGCCGTTGTCAAAGGAGAGTTCAAAGAACTAAGCCTTGATGACTTTAAGGGGAAATATTTGGTGCTCTTCTTCTATCCTTTGGACTTGTGAGTTCAGTTTCTGTGATGCTTTAATGTCCTTCTAAGAGCAAAGATCCCTGTTTCCACTGACATTGCCTGTCTCTAGATGGGCTCCTTGTCAAGCGAAGGATGGGTTCTTTCTGAGCTTTTATCACTGATGGGTTTGTTGATGCAGCCTGCATCTGTAGCTAATTTACAAGTGACAAACAAATTTAGAGGATGGAGTGGTATTCTTCTTAATGTGGTAGGATTTTAATAGGACTCTGTTTCAAGTACTCTGGAGCAGTGGTTCCTATAAGCCAGTCTATGGGGAAGTTGTCACTGATctggaggaaaatgagaaaagtaaagataataaaatgagtTTTCTGTTGAAGctgctttatttaaataaaatgcttctttATTCTTAGAATATATCTCTTCCCCCATTACCCCCATTCTTTAAATAAGATTCTTAAATAGAAAGGTGAGTGTGTGAGGATAGTTAgctgttttgcctttttcacctTTAAGCAAATAGAACTAGTTTTTAGACTACCTGTTGTTcaaattttaaatcattgtttttaaattctctgatGAGCATTTCTGCCCTTTTTCTCTAGCACCTTTGTGTGTCCTACAGAAATTATCGCTTTTAGTGACAAAGCCAATGAATTTCATGACGTGAATTGTGAAGTTGTTGGAGTGTCCGTGGATTCCCACTTCACCCATCTGGCCTGGGTAAACACTCCGAGGAAGGTACGGACACCATTGGCCTGCTTTGGCACTTAGGATCTTCAGAACTGAAAAGGTCCCATAAAAGACTAACCCAGAAGCTGTCAAAGCGTGACTAGTCTGAAATGGGCTATTTGTAGGTGCTAACCCACTAGCAGATTCTGTTACGCTCTGTCCATATGTCCCTTGGCATTGCATGTATTTTTACTCCCTCCTGTACTTGTATTTTCCAAGGTACAAACACAAACGAAGAGCAGGCCCAGACAGGCAGCGGCACAGCGGGGATCTGTTGCCCCTCCCCTTGCCAGTATCCTGTAGACCCCATGTACCCTGCGTGGTTTGTGGGATGGTGGTTAGGTTCTGACTTCAGTGTTTGGCATGATCCGTGTTCTTGCCTAAAAACTTGCCTGGAAGAATCAAGCTATGATTCTGGAAGTGAGCTGGAAATCAAAATTTCCAGCTCTGCTGctggactaataataataattcttcaGAGTATTTTTTAATACTCTTCCATTTTTGTGCTGCAGAAGTTAATCTTCTACTGAAAGACTACTTCAAGAATTAGAACAAGAAAGGTCACTAGTACTAGCTGGGTTTAAATCTTGCCCCTGTGCCTTCCTAgctgtgacctggagcaagttacttaaccttaatgtgcctcagtgtcctcatctataaaatggtgatggTCATAGTATCTCCTTCAGGCTGGTTGGGAAGAGGGAGTGAATGAAGCTAAGGGCCACGCTGGGCATTGTTGGTGCTCATGACTGCTACTTATGCCACCATTTTGGTCTCAGACATCGTGTTACCTGGCCCAGAATGTTGTGAGAGCACAGATAACGACACCATGTTTGCGTTTTCATTAGAGTGGTGGTTTGGGCCACATGAACATCGCACTCTTGTCAGATTTGACTAAACAGATTTCCCGAGACTACGGTGTGCTGTTAGAAGGTCCTGGTCTTGCACTGAGGTAAGGACCATCCTGAGGAACAACACTGTTTTTCATGTTTAGCATCATCCCACTTTTTGGGGTATTTAGAGAGGCCTTGGTAAAGCATTTTGAAAACCCAAACTCCTTAATTTTGACCTTTTAGTAAGCACTGATCAATGCCTACTGCAAGGGTTGGCCGTCTTTCAGAAATGGCCTAGACATGTTTGCCCCCTGCACCTGTCTTTCTGAAGAAGGAGATCGTGCCCCGATGGGTTCACTGCTCCACTCTCCCTAACCACATGGGAGCCGCTGTCATGGGGGCACAGTCCTGGCATGTTTGGCGAAGGGGGGACTGACTATCAGGGTAGGAGACAATATCTTGCAGTGGGTAAGATCTCAGAAAGCTCTGGAATCAAAAACAGCCATAGTtcgattttattttattttttaactcatttaCTTCATAGacgtatgactttgggcaagttatttaacctctttgagtccCAATTTTTTCATAACTAGAATGAGAACATACCTCACAGGTTGGTtgggaaaactaaataaaatgaggCAGCTAACATTTTTAGCACAAGCCCTGGTAGCTGTTATAACCCCGTCCCAGGATGTCATATCGGTCCTTCATTCTGAGGTGAGACCTTTATTCCTTTGAGTGTGAGAGCTTTCTGTCTTTCATTCACAGTCCCACATTCAAACACAGCCTTCCTGGGAGGGATGAGAACTTAGGCCTTAGAAGTGGCATCCTGATGACCTCTGAGTGGGGGTGAGATTGGGCTGCATTTTACCTCCAGGAAGCGGGCGAGGACCTCGCTTTGATGTGTCCCTCAGTTTTGCTGGGGGCTAGCTTGGACCCGCTCACCTGCCCTGTCTTGTAGCTGACCTCTGGCCTGCTTTCTTCTTGCATTCCACCTAGACTTTCAGCCCTGGGAGCCACCTTGGACCTTGGGCCTTTTGTGCTCCAAGGACATTACTGTTTTCTGTTAATAAACCAAAGCCTGCCTTTGACAGTGAtggtgaggaaaggagaaaaagagtgcTGACTTTTTCCTCCTAGCATCCTTCCTTGTTGGGTCTTGCTAATTTGGCTgttacctccatactgatttcacTATTAGGACTGACAAGGGAGAGGAGCCAAGTCTGGCTTGTAAGATAAGGCTTTCTTTCTGGAGTCTGGGCCCTGCTCTATCCTAGCTCTGCGTCTGCATTGTGGACTCCTGCTTGACTCCACTCTCCAGGAGCACGTGCCTCAAAGCTAGACTCCAAGGAACGTTCCTTTTTCCGGAGTGGTTAACACTTGAAATGTCACACCCTTTTAAGACAGACTGTTAAAACCTGTGCATATCTGCATATGTCCTGGTGACACCAGCGATCCTACAGAAGATGACTGCAGACCACAGGGTGGGTCATCTCATTATGGCTTGGTTTTTCCTTTCGATTTCCGCTCTGCATAGACTTAATTCTTTCTGCAGAGACTTTCCCATGGCATTTTTCCCCTCTTTGTGCAAGAACTCACTCATTTCATAAGTATTGACTGAATATAGATAAAACACATCTCTGTCCCTTCTCATTTGTCCATGGTTCCTTGCCAAGAGTTGACATAGCAGCACAAAGAATGCTTGCTAAATCACTAAGTAAAGAAGTCTCTCCCCTCTGTGACTTTTAGATACTGTGTGACATTTGGGtcacatttataaatgttttccatgGTGGCCTGGTCTAGTCCTGCCTTTGTGAAAGGCTTTGTCAATAAGAGATAAGTTTTTTTTATAACAATGAAAACCCCGTTTTTAAGCGTATGTTAGAGCTTAATAAATGGTTTATTAAGGAGAatgagagacagaagagaagttACACTCTTCTAGTTCTGGTACTGGTGAGATACTAATGGGGACCAATTCTGACGCAGAGGCCTCTTCATAATTGACCCCAATGGGGTCATCAAGCATTTGAGTGTGAATGATCTCCCTGTGGGCCGAAGTGTGGAGGAGACCCTCCGCCTGGTTAAGGCGTTCCAGTTCGTGGAAGTCCACGGAGAAGTCTGCCCGGCAAACTGGACGCCGGATTCTCCTACGGTACGTTTATTTTCCAAAAGCACTGGGACCCCAGCAGAGGGTCCCAGGTCCTCGCTGCCTAAAGGGCTCCTGGTTTGGAATATCCACAAAAGGAGCCCACCCTTGGAGGAAGGCTGCAGATGGTGTGCAAATGGGTGAAGCTGCTGAGCGGTGGGGAGTGGTGAGGGGTGGGAACGGGTCTGGCAGGCTGTTAATACAGCTTTCAtccttgtattttaaaagaaacggacccatctttaaaaagttaaagaacttGAGGTGAAAAATTGAGCTGTCAGCTCACTTTTGAGACTATTAAAGTGAGTTAGTTACctaatgtttttgtattttcagatCAAGCCACATCCGACTGCTTCCAAAGAATACTTTGAGAAGGTAAATCAGTAGCAGACCATCCCATGTGCACCGGCAGCTTCCCACAAGAACCACAGTTGGGACTCACTTGTAGCATTTCAAAGATGATTATTTATAGAAGCGAAAAACCAATTATGCTTGCATTCATAAATGTTACTCTAAATGTTTTGTTCGTGTAACATTGGCTTTTTAAACATGATTAGTTACTAACATGAATCCTTGACTGGTAACTTCTTGATGGCTAGCTAGTTTGTAGAATGCCTAGTTCACCCATTTCTTTGATCATGTCTTCAATGGGAAATACTCTTAGCGTTTCCGGAACTTTTGTGTGCACCAGAGTAGCACCTCAAGTATCGAAAGCCTCTGATCAAAGGTCCTGAACTTTTCTTCTTGAGTTTCTTTGTTTAAGCTGCATTTTCTTTTAAGGTAACACAGATCATAGTTTTACCTTCTTAGCATCAGCAGTCTAATTAATTCTTGGAGTGAGTGTATATGAGATTGAAACAAATGtgaatcatgtttttaaaaaaacacggTGGCAAAGTGACTTAGCTGATCATGCATGTTCCTCTTCCCTGAAATTTACAGCTTATAtagttattttacttattttatttgttagcTGACttagtatt encodes:
- the PRDX3 gene encoding thioredoxin-dependent peroxide reductase, mitochondrial → MAAAAGRLLRASVARHVSAIPWGVSGSAALRPAASRRTCLTNVLWAGASQAKSAFSTSSSYHAPAVTQHAPYFKGTAVVKGEFKELSLDDFKGKYLVLFFYPLDFTFVCPTEIIAFSDKANEFHDVNCEVVGVSVDSHFTHLAWVNTPRKSGGLGHMNIALLSDLTKQISRDYGVLLEGPGLALRGLFIIDPNGVIKHLSVNDLPVGRSVEETLRLVKAFQFVEVHGEVCPANWTPDSPTIKPHPTASKEYFEKVNQ